In a genomic window of Maricaulis maris MCS10:
- the fusA gene encoding elongation factor G — protein MARDYKIEDYRNFGIMAHIDAGKTTTTERILYYTGKSHKIGEVHDGAATMDWMEQEQERGITITSAATTCFWNGKRLNIIDTPGHVDFTIEVERSLRVLDGAVCCLDANAGVEPQTETVWRQADRYKVPRMVFINKMDKLGADFFNCVKMIEDRLGATPLCVQLPIGSETEFEGVIDLIKMKELVWKGEGLGAEWEERDIRADLADKAAEYREALVETAVEQDEAAMEAYLEGEEPSEELLKSLIRKGCIALAFNPILCGTAFKNKGVQPLLDAVVDFLPNPTEVPAIKGIDFKTEEEVVRRASDDEPTSLLAFKIMNDPFVGSLTFARMYSGHLETGISLLNTVKDKKERIGRMLLMHSNSREDIKECFAGDIVAIAGLKDTTTGDTLCDPMKPVILERMEFPDPVIELAIEPKSKADQEKLGVALQRLAAEDPSFRMKTDEESGQTIIAGMGELHLDILVDRMKREFKVEANVGAPQVAYRESLSQKGLVDYTHKKQSGGSGQFARVKIEFGPGEPGSGFVFESKIVGGNVPKEYIPGVEKGLKSVMDGGLIAGFPVIDVHAMLVDGAYHDVDSSVLAFEIAARAAFREAKSHCAPKLLEPIMKVEVVTPDEYTGGVIGDLNSRRGQIAGQEMRGNATVVNAMVPLANMFGYVNNLRSATQGRAQFTMLFDHYEAVPKAVEQEVIAKSA, from the coding sequence ATGGCCCGCGACTACAAAATCGAGGACTACCGCAATTTCGGCATCATGGCTCACATCGATGCTGGCAAGACGACGACGACCGAGCGGATCCTCTATTACACCGGCAAGTCCCACAAGATTGGTGAAGTGCACGATGGTGCCGCCACCATGGACTGGATGGAGCAGGAGCAGGAGCGTGGCATCACGATCACCTCGGCTGCGACAACCTGTTTCTGGAATGGCAAGCGCCTGAACATCATCGACACGCCCGGCCACGTCGACTTCACCATTGAAGTCGAGCGTTCGCTGCGTGTGCTCGACGGTGCCGTGTGCTGCCTGGATGCCAATGCCGGTGTCGAGCCGCAGACCGAAACGGTCTGGCGTCAGGCTGACCGCTACAAGGTTCCGCGCATGGTGTTCATCAACAAGATGGACAAGCTGGGCGCTGACTTCTTCAACTGTGTCAAAATGATCGAAGATCGCCTGGGCGCCACACCGCTTTGCGTTCAGCTCCCGATCGGCTCGGAAACCGAGTTCGAGGGCGTGATCGACCTGATCAAGATGAAGGAGCTCGTCTGGAAGGGTGAGGGCCTGGGCGCCGAGTGGGAAGAGCGCGACATCCGCGCCGACCTCGCCGACAAGGCTGCCGAGTATCGTGAAGCGCTGGTCGAAACAGCTGTCGAGCAGGACGAGGCGGCGATGGAAGCCTATCTGGAAGGCGAAGAGCCTTCCGAAGAGCTGCTCAAGTCGCTGATCCGCAAGGGCTGCATCGCGCTGGCCTTCAATCCGATCCTGTGTGGCACGGCCTTCAAGAACAAAGGCGTTCAGCCCCTGCTTGACGCGGTTGTCGATTTCCTGCCGAACCCGACCGAGGTTCCGGCCATCAAGGGCATCGATTTCAAGACCGAGGAAGAAGTCGTCCGTCGCGCCAGCGATGACGAGCCGACCTCGCTGCTCGCCTTCAAGATCATGAACGACCCGTTTGTCGGATCGCTCACCTTTGCGCGCATGTATTCCGGTCACCTCGAGACGGGTATTTCCCTGCTCAACACGGTGAAGGACAAGAAAGAGCGTATCGGCCGCATGTTGCTGATGCACTCCAACTCGCGTGAAGACATCAAGGAATGCTTTGCCGGCGACATTGTTGCCATTGCGGGCCTCAAGGACACGACCACGGGCGACACGCTGTGTGACCCGATGAAGCCGGTCATTCTCGAGCGCATGGAGTTCCCGGATCCGGTCATCGAACTGGCTATCGAGCCGAAGTCGAAGGCCGACCAGGAGAAGCTCGGCGTCGCCCTGCAGCGCTTGGCCGCCGAGGATCCGTCCTTCCGCATGAAGACTGACGAAGAATCCGGTCAGACCATCATTGCCGGCATGGGCGAGCTTCACCTCGACATTCTCGTCGATCGGATGAAGCGCGAGTTCAAGGTTGAAGCGAATGTCGGTGCGCCGCAGGTGGCCTATCGTGAATCGCTGAGCCAGAAGGGCCTCGTCGACTACACGCACAAGAAGCAGTCCGGTGGTTCGGGTCAGTTTGCCCGCGTCAAGATCGAATTCGGTCCGGGCGAGCCGGGGTCGGGCTTCGTGTTCGAATCCAAGATCGTCGGCGGTAACGTCCCGAAAGAATACATTCCGGGCGTCGAGAAGGGCCTCAAATCCGTCATGGATGGCGGCCTGATTGCCGGTTTCCCGGTGATCGACGTGCACGCCATGCTGGTTGACGGCGCCTATCACGACGTTGACTCCAGCGTCCTCGCCTTCGAGATCGCGGCTCGCGCCGCCTTCCGTGAAGCCAAGTCGCATTGTGCGCCGAAGCTTCTGGAGCCGATCATGAAGGTCGAAGTGGTGACGCCGGACGAGTACACCGGTGGTGTCATTGGTGACCTGAACTCCCGTCGGGGTCAGATCGCCGGTCAGGAAATGCGCGGCAATGCAACCGTCGTGAATGCGATGGTGCCGCTGGCGAACATGTTCGGCTACGTCAACAACCTGCGGTCTGCGACCCAGGGCCGGGCACAGTTCACCATGCTTTTCGATCACTACGAGGCGGTTCCCAAGGCCGTCGAACAAGAAGTCATCGCCAAGTCCGCCTAA
- the rpsG gene encoding 30S ribosomal protein S7 has protein sequence MSRRHRAEKREIFPDPKFGDRDLTKFMNYIMLDGKKSVAERIVYGALEIVEEKLKREPIRVFHDALDNVAPEVEVRSRRVGGATYQVPVEVRAERKKALAIRWLTGAARGRNENTMRERLAAEMMDASANRGTAVKKREDTHRMAEANRAFSHYRW, from the coding sequence ATGTCGCGTCGTCACCGCGCAGAGAAACGCGAGATCTTTCCGGACCCCAAGTTCGGAGATCGCGATCTCACCAAGTTCATGAACTACATCATGCTCGACGGCAAAAAATCCGTCGCCGAGCGCATTGTCTATGGCGCTCTCGAAATTGTCGAAGAGAAGCTGAAGCGCGAGCCGATCCGTGTCTTCCACGATGCCTTGGACAATGTGGCCCCTGAGGTCGAGGTCCGCTCCCGCCGTGTTGGTGGTGCAACCTATCAGGTGCCGGTTGAAGTCCGCGCCGAGCGCAAGAAAGCCCTGGCCATTCGCTGGCTGACGGGTGCTGCGCGCGGTCGCAACGAAAACACCATGCGCGAGCGTCTCGCCGCTGAAATGATGGATGCCTCCGCCAATCGCGGGACCGCCGTCAAGAAGCGCGAAGACACGCACCGGATGGCGGAAGCCAACCGCGCTTTCTCGCACTACCGCTGGTAA
- the rpsL gene encoding 30S ribosomal protein S12 produces the protein MPTINQLIRKPRKDKPKRNKVPALQACPQRRGVCTRVYTTTPKKPNSALRKVAKVRLTNGHEVVSYIPGEGHNLQEHSVVLIRGGRVKDLPGVRYHILRGVLDTQGVKDRKQRRSKYGAKRPK, from the coding sequence ATGCCAACAATCAACCAGCTCATTCGCAAGCCGCGAAAAGACAAGCCGAAGCGCAACAAGGTGCCGGCCCTACAGGCTTGCCCGCAGCGCCGAGGCGTTTGCACGCGCGTCTATACCACGACCCCGAAAAAGCCGAACTCGGCCTTGCGGAAAGTCGCCAAAGTGCGTCTGACCAACGGGCATGAAGTTGTGAGCTACATCCCGGGTGAGGGTCACAATCTGCAGGAGCACTCAGTTGTCCTTATCCGCGGTGGCCGCGTGAAGGACCTTCCGGGTGTCCGCTATCATATTCTTCGCGGCGTTCTGGATACCCAGGGCGTCAAGGACCGTAAGCAACGCCGTTCCAAGTACGGCGCCAAGCGTCCTAAGTAA
- the rpoC gene encoding DNA-directed RNA polymerase subunit beta': MNHDVMNIFNPAAEGPSFDRIRIALASPEKIHSWSFGEVKKPETINYRTFKPERDGLFCARIFGPVKDYECLCGKYKRIKYKGIVCEKCGVEVTLARVRRERMGHIELAAPVAHIWFLKSLPSRIAMILDMALKDVERVLYFENYVVIEPGLTPLQPFQLLSEEEYMEAQDEYGEDAFTAGIGAEAVREILINMDLEAECAKVREDMKETGSELKLKKYAKRLKLMENFLTSGNRPEWMIMTVIPVIPPELRPLVPLDGGRFATSDLNDLYRRVINRNNRLKRLIELRAPDIIIRNEKRMLQESVDALFDNGRRGRVITGANKRPLKSLSDMLKGKQGRFRQNLLGKRVDYSGRSVIVVGPDLKLHECGLPKKMALELFKPFIYARLDAKGLSGTVKQSKKLVEKERPEVWDVLDEVIREHPVMLNRAPTLHRLGIQAFEPKLIEGKAIQLHPLVCAAFNADFDGDQMAVHVPLSLEAQLEARTLMMSTNNILSPANGKPIIVPSQDIVLGLYYLSIEKDNEPGEGMAFGSRAELEAALESDVITLHTKIKARWEGIDVDGNKITKVIETTPGRKMLVDLLPKHAKMQPEMIGELLTKKAIGALIDQVYRHCGQKATVIFCDQIMGLGFKEAAKAGISFGKDDMLIPDAKADLVGATRDMVSDYEQQYVDGLITKGEKYNKVVDAWAKCTDNVADAMMDEISKTSVGEDGRTSEVNSVYMMAHSGARGSKNQMKQLAGMRGLMAKPSGEIIETPIISNFKEGLTVLEYFNSTHGARKGLADTALKTANSGYLTRRLVDVAQDCIITEEDCGTSEGFEIQAVVDGGDVVVSLEQRILGRTLAAEVKDPASGEVICPADTYVDEDLAMAIEMAGVQSVIARSPLTCETRVGVCATCYGRDLARGTRVNIGEAVGVIAAQSIGEPGTQLTMRTFHIGGTAQVSEQSFIEAGSEGKVTFKNPSTVTNSDGDLIALSRNMQLVIVDTEGKERESYKLGYGTKLKVKEGDKTTRGQRLGEWDPYTAPVVSEVGGKVKFVDIAEGVSVKEETDEATGIASKVVIDWRGSAKANALQPTIVVQDENGEPIKLSSGSTASYMLAVGAILSVADGDTVRPGDIVARIPTEGAKTRDITGGLPRVAELFEARRPKDHAVIAEITGRVEFGRDYKNKRRIAIVPEGDEAEKVEYLVPKGKHLTCQEGDVIQKGEYLLDGHPAPHDILAILGVPALANYLIDEIQEVYRLQGVPINDKHIETIVRQMLQKIEVKDPGESTYLAAEQVDKIEFIETNERLEAEGKRMATGDPVLLGITKASLQTRSFISAASFQETTRVLTEAAVQGKEDTLEGLKENVIVGRLIPAGTGAIMRQYQVIADDLDADMLAEREAAVEAEGLPTEIAEAAAEEMAAEEGAS; this comes from the coding sequence ATGAATCACGACGTCATGAACATCTTCAATCCGGCTGCCGAAGGCCCGTCCTTCGACCGGATCCGCATTGCCCTGGCCAGCCCGGAGAAAATCCACTCCTGGTCCTTCGGCGAAGTGAAAAAGCCCGAGACGATCAATTACCGGACCTTCAAGCCCGAGCGCGACGGCCTGTTCTGCGCCCGCATCTTCGGACCGGTAAAGGATTACGAGTGCCTGTGCGGCAAGTACAAGCGCATCAAGTACAAGGGTATCGTCTGCGAGAAGTGCGGCGTTGAAGTGACCCTGGCCCGCGTCCGTCGCGAGCGCATGGGTCACATCGAGCTGGCTGCTCCGGTCGCCCACATCTGGTTCCTGAAGTCGCTGCCGTCCCGGATCGCCATGATCCTCGACATGGCGCTGAAGGATGTGGAGCGGGTGCTCTACTTCGAGAACTACGTCGTCATCGAGCCGGGTCTGACCCCGCTCCAGCCGTTCCAGCTGCTCTCTGAAGAAGAGTATATGGAAGCGCAGGACGAATACGGCGAAGACGCCTTCACGGCCGGCATCGGCGCTGAAGCGGTCCGCGAAATCCTCATCAACATGGATCTGGAAGCCGAGTGCGCCAAGGTCCGTGAGGACATGAAGGAAACCGGGTCCGAGCTGAAGCTGAAGAAGTACGCCAAGCGTCTCAAGCTGATGGAAAACTTCCTCACCTCGGGCAACCGCCCGGAGTGGATGATCATGACGGTCATTCCGGTCATTCCGCCGGAACTGCGTCCGCTCGTGCCGCTCGATGGTGGCCGTTTCGCGACGTCGGATCTCAACGATCTCTACCGCCGCGTCATCAACCGCAACAACCGCCTCAAGCGCCTCATCGAGCTGCGCGCGCCGGACATCATCATCCGGAACGAAAAGCGGATGCTGCAGGAATCCGTCGACGCCCTGTTCGACAATGGCCGTCGTGGCCGCGTCATCACCGGTGCCAACAAGCGCCCGCTGAAGTCGCTGTCCGACATGCTGAAGGGCAAGCAGGGCCGGTTCCGCCAGAACCTGCTCGGCAAGCGCGTCGACTATTCGGGCCGTTCGGTCATCGTGGTCGGTCCGGATCTCAAACTGCACGAGTGCGGCCTGCCCAAGAAGATGGCGCTCGAACTGTTCAAGCCCTTCATCTATGCGCGTCTCGACGCCAAGGGTCTGTCCGGCACGGTCAAGCAGTCCAAGAAGCTGGTCGAGAAAGAGCGTCCGGAAGTCTGGGACGTGCTCGACGAGGTCATTCGCGAACATCCGGTCATGCTGAACCGGGCGCCGACCCTGCACCGTCTGGGTATCCAGGCGTTCGAGCCGAAGCTGATCGAGGGCAAGGCCATCCAGCTTCACCCGCTGGTCTGTGCCGCCTTCAACGCCGACTTTGACGGTGACCAGATGGCTGTTCACGTTCCGCTCTCGCTGGAAGCCCAGCTGGAAGCGCGGACGTTGATGATGTCCACCAACAACATCCTCTCGCCGGCCAATGGCAAGCCGATCATCGTGCCGTCGCAGGATATCGTGCTGGGCCTCTACTACCTGTCGATCGAGAAGGATAACGAGCCGGGCGAGGGCATGGCCTTCGGTAGCCGTGCCGAGCTGGAAGCGGCGCTCGAGTCCGATGTCATCACCTTGCACACCAAGATCAAGGCGCGCTGGGAAGGCATTGATGTCGACGGCAACAAGATCACCAAGGTGATCGAGACCACGCCGGGCCGCAAGATGCTGGTCGATCTCCTGCCCAAGCACGCCAAGATGCAGCCGGAAATGATCGGTGAGCTGCTCACAAAGAAAGCCATCGGCGCCCTGATTGATCAGGTCTATCGCCACTGTGGCCAGAAGGCGACGGTCATCTTCTGTGACCAGATCATGGGGCTCGGCTTCAAGGAAGCGGCCAAGGCCGGCATTTCCTTCGGCAAGGACGACATGCTGATCCCGGACGCCAAGGCCGATCTGGTCGGTGCGACCCGCGACATGGTGTCGGATTACGAGCAGCAATATGTCGACGGTCTGATCACCAAGGGTGAGAAGTACAACAAGGTCGTTGATGCCTGGGCCAAGTGTACCGACAACGTCGCTGACGCCATGATGGACGAGATCTCCAAGACCTCGGTCGGCGAAGACGGCCGGACGTCGGAAGTGAACTCGGTCTACATGATGGCCCACTCCGGTGCTCGTGGTTCGAAGAACCAGATGAAGCAGCTGGCCGGCATGCGCGGCCTGATGGCCAAGCCATCGGGCGAGATCATCGAGACGCCGATCATCTCGAACTTCAAGGAGGGCCTGACCGTCCTTGAATACTTCAACTCCACGCACGGTGCCCGTAAGGGTCTGGCCGACACCGCCCTGAAGACGGCCAACTCGGGTTACCTGACCCGTCGTCTCGTCGATGTCGCCCAGGACTGCATCATCACCGAAGAAGACTGTGGCACGTCCGAAGGCTTCGAGATCCAGGCGGTTGTCGATGGCGGTGATGTTGTCGTCTCGCTGGAACAGCGCATTCTCGGCCGCACCCTGGCCGCGGAAGTGAAGGATCCGGCGTCCGGCGAAGTGATCTGCCCGGCCGACACCTATGTCGACGAAGACCTCGCCATGGCGATCGAAATGGCCGGCGTCCAGAGCGTCATCGCACGCTCGCCGCTGACCTGTGAGACCCGTGTCGGTGTCTGTGCGACCTGTTATGGCCGTGATCTGGCGCGCGGTACGCGCGTCAATATCGGTGAGGCTGTCGGCGTCATCGCGGCACAGTCGATCGGTGAGCCGGGTACCCAGCTGACCATGCGGACCTTCCACATTGGTGGTACCGCCCAGGTCTCCGAGCAATCCTTCATCGAGGCCGGTTCGGAAGGCAAGGTGACCTTCAAGAACCCGTCTACCGTGACCAATTCCGACGGCGATCTGATCGCCCTGTCGCGCAATATGCAGCTCGTTATCGTCGATACCGAGGGCAAGGAGCGCGAGAGCTACAAGCTGGGTTACGGCACCAAGCTGAAGGTCAAGGAAGGCGACAAGACCACCCGCGGCCAACGCCTCGGCGAGTGGGACCCGTATACGGCTCCGGTCGTGTCGGAAGTCGGCGGCAAGGTGAAATTCGTCGACATCGCCGAAGGCGTGTCGGTGAAGGAAGAGACAGACGAAGCCACGGGTATCGCCTCCAAGGTGGTCATCGACTGGCGGGGTTCGGCCAAGGCCAATGCGCTGCAGCCGACGATCGTCGTGCAGGACGAGAATGGTGAGCCGATCAAGCTCTCCTCCGGTTCCACCGCCAGCTACATGCTGGCCGTTGGCGCCATTCTCTCGGTTGCCGATGGCGACACGGTCCGTCCGGGTGACATTGTCGCCCGTATCCCGACGGAAGGCGCCAAGACGCGCGACATCACCGGTGGTCTGCCGCGTGTTGCCGAGCTGTTCGAAGCCCGTCGTCCCAAGGATCACGCGGTCATCGCCGAGATCACCGGTCGGGTCGAGTTCGGCCGCGACTACAAGAACAAGCGCCGTATCGCGATTGTTCCGGAAGGTGACGAGGCCGAGAAGGTCGAATACCTGGTGCCGAAGGGCAAACACCTGACCTGTCAGGAAGGCGATGTGATCCAGAAGGGCGAATACCTGCTCGACGGTCACCCGGCGCCGCACGATATCCTGGCGATCCTGGGTGTTCCGGCCCTGGCCAATTACCTGATCGACGAGATCCAGGAGGTCTATCGACTGCAGGGCGTGCCGATCAACGACAAGCACATCGAGACGATCGTTCGTCAGATGCTGCAGAAGATCGAGGTCAAGGATCCGGGCGAGAGCACGTATCTGGCCGCCGAACAGGTCGACAAGATCGAGTTCATCGAGACCAATGAACGGCTCGAGGCCGAAGGCAAGCGCATGGCGACCGGTGACCCGGTCCTGCTGGGCATCACCAAGGCGTCGCTGCAGACGCGCTCCTTCATCTCGGCCGCCTCCTTCCAGGAGACCACCCGCGTCCTCACCGAGGCGGCAGTCCAGGGCAAGGAAGACACGCTCGAGGGCCTGAAGGAAAACGTCATCGTGGGCCGACTGATTCCCGCCGGCACGGGCGCCATCATGCGCCAGTACCAGGTGATCGCTGATGATCTGGATGCGGACATGCTCGCCGAGCGCGAAGCCGCTGTTGAGGCCGAAGGTCTTCCGACCGAGATTGCCGAGGCAGCTGCAGAGGAAATGGCCGCAGAAGAGGGCGCCAGCTAG